The genomic segment TAGTCGACATAGCGCTCGTAGCCGAAGCCGTCCTCGAACACGAAGTCGAGCATGCCGGTACGGTCGGCGTCGGTATCGGTCCAGATGTGCGAGCGGTAGCTCAGGTAGCCGTTCGGCTGGCCTTCGGTGAACGGCGAATCGGCGAACAGCGCGGTGGCGATCGGCTGCAGCGCCAACGACACGCGGAACTTCTTCACCATGTCCGCTTCGGTGGCGTAGTCCAGGTTCACCTGCACGGTGCAGGTGCGGGTCATCATGTCCAGGCCCAGCGAGCCGACCTTGGGCATGTACGAACGCATGATCTTGTAGCGGCCCTTCGGCATCCACGGCATTTCATCGCGCTTCCACTTCGGCTGGAAGCCCATGCCGAGAAAGCCCAGCTGCAGTTCGCCGGCCACCTGCGCCACTTCGTTCAGATGGGTGCCGGTTTCCACGCAGGTCTGGTGGATGGTCTCCAGCGCCGCGCCGGACAGTTCCAGCTGGCCGGCCGGTTCCAGCGTCACCGAGGCGCCGTCGCGCAGCAGGGCAATGGTGTTGCCGTTTTCCTGCACCGGCTCCCAGCCGAAGCGGACCAGGCCGTTGAGCAGCGCTTCGATGCCGCGCTCGCCGTCGAAGGTCGGCGGGCGCAGGTCATCCAGGCGGAACCCGAACTTCTCGTGCTCGGTGCCGATGCGCCACTGCGTGCGGGGCTTCTCGCCGGAGGCGATCACCTCCACCAGCTGCGAGCGGTCGGTAATGGGTGTATCGGCGACGTGGCTGGGGCTCGACAAGGGGAAGGCTCGCTGGACTGTGGCGGGGGATGTGGGGCTGGAGGCCTTCCATCGCAAGGGCGCACTATAGCGTGGCACTCCGTCACGTCATGCGACGGTGACGGGTTTCAGCATCCTACCGACGCCCTCTTGACCCTCGTACACTCACGGCCATGAGTCGCCATTCACGACACCCCGAACTGCACCGCTCCGAGCGTGTCGGCTGGTTGCGTGCCGCTGTGCTGGGGGCCAACGACGGCATTGTCTCGGTGGCCGGGCTGGTGGTCGGCGTGGCCGCCAGCGGCGCCTCGGCCAGCACCCTGCTGGCGACGGGCGTGGCCGGCACCGTGGCCGGCGCGATGTCGATGGCCGCCGGCGAGTATGTCTCGGTACAGACCCAGGCCGACACCGAAGCAGCCGACCTGGCGGCCGAGAAACGTGAATTGCACGAAGACCCGCACAGTGAACTGGAAGAGCTGAGTGCAATCTACCGCCACCGCGGCCTGGACCCGGCGCTGGCGCGGCAGGTCGCCGAGCAGCTCACCGCCCACGACGCGCTGGGCGCCCACGCCCGCGACGAACTGGGCATTACCGACACCCTGCGTGCCCGCCCACTGCAGGCCGCGCTGGCCTCGGCCGGGGCGTTCACCTGCGGCGCCGCGCTGCCGGTGCTGACCGCCCTGCTCGCGCCGGTCGACAAGGTTGCGATGATCACCACCGCCAGCACCCTGCTCGGTCTGTGCCTGACCGGCGCGATGGCGGCGCAGGCCGGTGGTGCGCCGCCCGTGCGCGGCGCTGTCCGGGTGATGTTCTGGGGCGCGTTGGCGATGGCCGCCGCCGCCGCTGTCGGCCGCCTGCTGGGCGCGCACGTGTCATGACCGCCATGCTGCCCGCCGCCACCGCCCTGCTGGCCGAGATGACCGGCCTGGCCGGCTGCGAACGCGCCGAAGGCTATGCCTGCATCACCGCACGCCGCGAGCATGGCGCCAGTTCGGTGGAGATTCCGCAACCGCAGTTCGCGATCCTGCTGGAAGGCCGCAAGCAGGTGCGCACCGCACACCAGTCGCTGGAATTCTTCCCCGGCGACATCCTGCTGCTGACCCAGCGCTGCCGCATCGACGTGGTCAACAGCCCCGATCCGCACAGTGGCCGCTACCTCAGCGCGATCGTGCCGCTGTGTGCCGAAGTGCTGGCGGCAGCGCGCACGCTGTGGAACGAGGAACTGCCCAGTGCGGGCCCGGCGATGGCGCGGTTGCCATTGATCGAACACGGTGCGGTGCTGCGCCAGTGGCGACAGTCGCTGCAGGACGGCCGTTACAGCGACGCACGCCTGGCCCTGGCCTCGCTGGTGCTGACCTTGTGCCGGCAGGGCCATGGCAACCTGCTGCTGCCACAGGCACCGAGCCTGGGCGAACAGATCCGCGACCGCATTGCCGCCGAACCGGCACGCGACTGGCAATCGCGGGATGTGGAAGAACAGTTCGCGCTGAGTGGCGCGACCCTGCGCCGCCGCCTTGCCGCCGAGCACACCAGCCTGCGCCAGCTGCTGACCGAGGCACGGTTGGCGCATGGCATGCAGCTGCTCTACACCACCGACCTGCCGCTGAAGACCGTCGCCGCACGCGCGGGCTACCGGTCTGCGGCCAGTTTCAGCAAGCGCTTCGCCGAACAGTACGGACTGGCTCCCACAGACATTTAAGGGGGTTCGGCAGGGCTGCGCCCTGCACCCGCCGAGGCAACAGCAACAGCCAAAGCAACAGCCATGCATTCCGTGGGATGGCGGGGCGGTGTGGGTGGTCAGGACACGCCGTAAACCCATCCATGGGGGCTCGATGGCGCCATCCATGGCGCCAACGGTCCTGCCCACCCACACCGCCCCGCCTCTGACAGATTCCGTGTGCTGTTGGTAGGTGTCGACCTTGGTCGACACATCTGTCGGATATCGATAATCAAATTTGGGTCAGATCTACCGTGTCGACCAAGGTCGACGCCCACCAGAGCAGAACGCCGTTCCGACAGATCGCAGAAATCTGTCGAAGGCGGGGTGGGTCCGGTTGCGGGAGTGTCCGCGGCATGGATGCCGCGGCCAAGCCCCCAGGGATGGGTTTACGGCGTCTCCCGCAACCGGACCCACCCCGCCTCCCCACAGGAAGCCCGCCGTTGCTTCGGCTGTTGCTGTTGCTTTTGCTGTTGCTGTTGCCTGCAGCGGGTGCAGGGCGCAGCCCTGCAGGCAACACCCCTCCCTGAGCATTCCGCGCACTGCTTTGAGCGCCGCGCACACGCTGGCCACGGCACGCTGTCCGGCAACGGAACCGCCCGTCATCCACCGAGAACTGCCATGACCCTGCATCACCTGCCCCTGCGTAGCGCCCTGCTGCTGGCCCTGTCCGCCCTGCCGCTGGCCGCGCTGGCCGAAGCCAGCTCGCCCGCTCCCACCCGGCAGGTGCCCGGCGTCTACCATCAGCGCATCGGTGCGTTGCAGGTCACCGCCCTGTTCGATGGCGTGGTCGCACTCGGCCGGCAGGAAGTGGTGGACGTACCGCCAACGCTGGTCAGCCGCCTGTTGGAAGGCCGCTACGTACCGGAAGACAAGAAGGGCCTGCAGACCGCCATCAACGCCTTCCTGGTGCGCCAGGGCAACCACCTGACCCTGGTCGACACCGGCACCGCGCAGTGCTTCGGCCCCGGCCTGGGCCAGGTGCTGGGCAACCTGCGCGCCTCCGGCGTGGACCCGGCCGAGGTGGACGAGGTGCTGCTGACCCATGCCCATCCGGACCACCTGTGCGGCGTACTCGACGCGCAGGGCAAGCCGGCCTACCCGAATGCCACCGTGTGGCTGTCCAGGGCCGATGCCGACTACTGGCTCAACCCGGCCAGCGAGGCCACCGCGCCGAAGGGCGTGCGCTTCGCCTTCCCGCTGGCGCGCAACGCGGTAGCGCCCTATCAGGCCAGCGGCCACCTGCGCACCTTCAGCCCCGGCGATGCCCTGCCCGGTGGCGCGGTGGCGATGGACACCCATGGCCATACGCCTGGCCATGTCTCCTACCGATTCGACAGCCAGGGCCAGTCACTGCTGGTGTGGGGCGATGTGCTGCACTTCCACGCGGTGCAGTTCGCGCACCCGGAGGCCGCGTTCGAGGCCGATTCGGACCGCAAGGCGGCCACGGCCAGCCGTCGCGGCCTGCTGCAGCAGGCCACCGCCAACGGTTGGTGGGTGGCCGGTGCGCACCTGCCGTTCCCGGGCCTGGGCCATGTGCGCAGCGAAGGCCAGGCCTATGCGTGGGTGCCGGCGGAGTATTCGCCGTTGTGAGGGGGTGCCGACCAAGGTCGGCACCCACCCGATCGGGTAGCGCCCGGCTGCCAGCCGGGCGACGGGGGAATGCTTATTCCAGCCCCAGCCAGCCGCCGATCACGGCGCGGGCCTCGTCCACGCCGGTACGGTCCTCGCCGGAGAACACCTGCACGCTGACGCTGTCGCCGTAGGCCGAGTGCAGCTCCTTGCGCACCTTCTGCAGGGTCTGCATCTGCTGGCTGCGGCTGAGCTTGTCGGCCTTGGTCAACAGTGCGTGCGCCGGCATGCCGCGCTGCACCGCGTAGGACAGCATCTGCCGGTCGTAATCCTTCAGCGGGTGGCGGATATCCATCACCACCACCAGGCCCTTCAGGGCTTCGCGGGTGCGGAAGTACCGGTCGATGAAGGCCTGCCAGTGCGCCTGCAGGTCCAGCGGCACCTTGGCGTAGCCGTAACCGGGCAGATCGACCAGGTGGGCGTCCGGGGTGATCTGGAAGAACACCAGCTGCTGGGTGCGGCCGGGGGTCTTTGACACGCGGGCCAGGGCGTTCTGGCGGGTCAGCGCGTTGAGGGCGCTGGACTTGCCGGCGTTGGAGCGACCGGCGAAGGCCACTTCGGCGCCCTCATCGGGCGGCAGCTGCCGCACGTTGTGGGCCGAGAGGTGGTAACGGGCGCGTTCGATGAGCAATGACATGTGCCTAGGATCGCATGTTGCGGCGCCGCGCGCCCGTGCCGGCGGCCGTTGCGGGCATTTTGCTGCACTGCTGCGTTGACCGTGCGCGGAAACGCCGTTGATAATCCGGGCGATGCCGGCGGCCACCGCCCGGCCCGGTCCATACGGAGCTTTAGCATGCGCCACGCTCGCGTTCTTGCCGTATCCGCCCTTGCCACTGCCGTAGTCGTTGCCGCCGCTGCGTTCGCGCAGACCACGTTGACCCCGCTGCCCGACAACGGGCCGATCAACACCGCCTCGCTGGAGGTGGATTTCAGCAAGACCCACTGGGGCGATGCCAAGGCTGGCCAGACCAAGGCCTCGGCCTGCGCGGCCTGCCACGGCGCCGACGGCAACGCCACGGTGGAGATGTACCCGTCCATCGCCGGCCAGAGCGAACGCTACGTGGCCCAGCAGATGGCCCTGATCGCCAATGGCCAGCGCAGTTCCGGCGCGGCGGTGGCGATGGTGCCGTTCGTGCAGAACCTTACGCCGCAGGACATGCGCGACATCGGCGCCTACTTCGCCACCCAGAAGGCCACGGCCGGCATCGCCGACGACACCGCGGTCACCGACGGCCCTTACAAGGGCATGAAGTTCTACGAGATCGGCCAGCAGCTGTACCGCGGTGGCGACGCCAAGCGCGGCCTGCCGGCCTGCATGGCCTGCCACGGCCCCAGCGGCGCGGGCAATCCGGGGCCCGCCTATCCGCATCTCGGTGGCCAGCACGCCAGTTATGTCGCGCGACGCCTGCAGGAGTACCAGGCCGGGCAGACCCATGAGACCGACAAGACCCATTTCCAGATCATGGCCACGGTCGCGCAGAAGCTGAGCGAACAGGAGGTGCAGGCGCTGTCGAGCTACCTGCAGGGCCTGCACAACAAGGCCGACGACCTGGCCGCTGCGGCCACGCCAACGCAACCGGCTGCCGCCCCCTGACCACCACTGGTCGGCCCGGGCCGCCACCGCGGCCCCTGCCTGCGGTATGTTTCCTTCACGCCGGCGACCGCGCCGGCGTTGCTTTTTTCAACGGAGATGCGTGTCGATGAGGTTGATTCCCCGCCTGCTGTTGTCCCTGCTGGTCCTGCTGCCGCTGGCCGCCAGTGCCGCCGCCCCTGCCAACGCACCGCTGGTGGAAGGCAAAGACTACGAACGTATCGCCCAGCCGGGCCCGTTCCAGCCGCTGGCCGGGAAGATCGAAGTGGTCGAGGTCTTCGGCTACACCTGCCCGCACTGCGCCCATTTCGAGCCGCAGCTGGAGGCCTGGGCCGCCAAGCTGCCGGCCGACGTGCGCTTCACCCCGGTGCCGGCCGCCTTCGGCGGCGCCTGGGATGCCTGGGCCCTGGCCTACTACGCCGCTGACGAAGTGGGCGTGGCCAAGCGCAGCCATGCCGCCGTGTTCAAGGCACTGCACCAGGACGGCGCGCTGCCGATGCAGAACATCTCGGCCGATGAGCTCGCCAACTTCTACAAAGCCTACGGCGTGGCCCCGGACCGTTACCTGCAGGCGCTGCGGGGCGAGGCCGTGCAGAAGAAGGTCGATGCCGCCCGCGCGTTCGCCCAGCGCACCAAGGTGCCGGGCACCCCGGCCATCATCATCAACGGCCAGTACCTGGTGCGTGGCAACAGCTTCGACGACCAGCTGCGCATCGCCTCTGCACTGATCGCCCAGGCCCGCGCGGCCCGCGGCCGCTGAACCAACACCCACCATCGACACGGCGCTGTCGCCGCCGCGTGTCATCATTTCCCTCTGGCCGGTGCCTGACGCCGGCCCCACCATTCCAGATGCTGGAGACGTTTCCATGAAGACCCGTTTCGCCGCCCTCGCCCTCGCAGCGCTGCTGCCGATCCTGGCCGCCTGCAAGGCCGATGACGGCAGCGCCAACACCACCGCGGCTCCGGCCGAACCGGCACCGGCTCCGGCCAGCACCGAGCCGGCGACTCCGGCGGCGGGCGCCGAGGGCGCTGCCCCGGCCGCTGCCGAAGGCGACAAGGCTGCGGCCGAAGCCGCTCCGGCGGCCGCTCCGGCCCCGACCACCGCCGCGCTGACCGGCCCGGCCCCGGTGGAAGGCGCCGATTACCAGGTCATCCCGAACGGCCAGCCGTTCCAGCCGGCCGCCGGCAAGATCGAAGTGACCGAGATCTTCGGCTACGTCTGCCCGGCCTGTGCCGCGTTCCAGCCGCTGGTCGGCCCGTGGAAGGCCGGCCTGCCGAGCGACGTGAACTTCGTCTACGTGCCGGCCATGTTCGGCGGCACCTGGGATGACTACGCCCGTGCCTTCTACGCCGCGCAGACCCTGGGCGTGCAGGAGAAGACCCACGAAGCGCTGTACGCCGCCATCCACTCGCAGAAGACCCTGAAGGGCGAGCGCGGCCGTGACTCGGTGGACGACATCGCCAAGTTCTACGGCGCCTATGGCGTGGATCCGAAGCAGTTCGCCGCCACCATGGGCAGCTTCGCGGTGAACGCCAAGACCAACTCGGCCAAGCAGTTCGCCCAGCGCAGCCAGATCAGCGGCACGCCGTCGATCATCGTCAATGGCAAGTACCTGGTGAAGGGCAAGAGCTTCCCGGACATGCTGCGCATTGCCGACCACCTGATCGCCCGCGAACGCGGTGCGGCCCAGGCTCACTGATCCAAGAGACGTTTTCCCCGGCCGTGAATTCCCCCCGTACACGGACCCTGCGCTTGCTGACGGCCAACATCCAGGCCGGCTCAAGTACCCGCCGCTACAGCGACTATGTGACCCGCAGCTGGTCACATGCGCTGCCGGCGGGTCGCAAGCGCAGCAGCCTTGACGCGATTGCCACCTTGGCGCGCGAACATGACATCGTCGGCCTGCAGGAGGCCGACCCGGGCAGCCTGCGCTCGGGCTTCACCAACCAGACCCATTACCTGGCCCAGCGCGCCGGCTTCAATTACTGGAGCCACCAGCCGAACCGGCGCATGGGCGGGGTCGCCTCCAGCGCCAACGGCTTGCTGAGCAAGCTGGAACCGGTGGAAGTGCAGGACCACGCCCTGCCCGGCCGCATCGGCGGGCGTGGCGTGCTGCTGGCCAAGTTCGGCGACGGTACCGACGGCCTGGCGGTGGCGGTGGCGCATCTGTCACTTGGCGCGGGCTCGCGGATGTCGCAGCTGGGTTTCATCGCCGAGCTGCTGTCCGACCACCCCAACGCGGTGCTGATGGGCGATTTCAACTGCCTGGCCGAACGCCCGGAAATGCAGGTGCTGTACCAGAAGACCCGGCTGCAGCCGCCCGGCTGCATCGTACCGACCTTCCCCAGCTGGCGCCCCGACCGCGCCATCGACCACATCCTGGTCAGCAGCGGGCTGCAGACCCGCACCGTGGAAGCCGTACCGGCCGCGTTCTCCGACCACCTCGCCCTGGCGATGGCGATCGACGTCCCGGCCGACGCCCTGCGCTGAAAAAGGGGACGGAGGGGATTAAGTCGTTTGTGGCACAAACGACTTAATCCCCTCCGTCCCCTTTTTCATGCGGTGACCGGCACCTTCAGCCTTCGCGCGGTCATCGTGCTGCCCACCGAGGCCAGCACGGTGCAGCCTATCGCCAGCCACTGCAGCCCATGCAGGTGCTCGTGCAGCAGCAGCATCGCCCACAGCGCGGCCACCGCCGGTTCCATGCTGATCAGGATGCCGAAGGTCTCCTTGGGCAGGCGCTTGAGCGCCATCATTTCCAGCGACATCGGGATCGCACTGGATACCAGCGCCACCAGCAGCCCCGCCGCCAGGATCTTCGGATCGAGCAGCGCCGCACCGGCATGCACCACGCCCACCGGCACCACCACCAGCGACGCCGCCAGCAGCCCCAGCGACACCGAATGCCCGGCGTGCAGGTGGCCGGCGCGCTTGCCGAACACGATGTACAGGCCCCAGCACGCCGCCGCACCCATTGCATACAGCACACCGGCCGGGTCCAGCGCCGGGCCGCCCCCCAACGGCAGCAACAGCAACAACCCCACCACCGCGCAACCTACCCAGACGAAGTCGATCGGTCGTCGTGATGACAGCATCGCCACCGTCAACGGCCCGGTGAATTCAATGGCCACCGCGATGCCGAAGGGAATCGTGCGCAGGGCCATGTAGAACAGCAGGTTCATCAGGCCCAGGGTGAACCCGTAGCGCAGGATGGTGATCGCATCCACACGCGTGGTTTTCCAGCGCCACGGCCGCCAGAACAGCAGCAGCAACAGCGCCGAGAAGCCCACGCGCAGCGCGCTGGTGCCCTGGGCGCCGATCAGCGGAAACAGGTGTTTTGCGTAGGAGGTGCCGATGGCCAGCGAGGTGACCGAGCCCAGCACCGCCAGCGCCGGCAACATCGGCGCGAATCGTGAGGTCTGCATGGGCAAAGTCTATTGCGCCCACGCCGAGCACTTGGCTCAATTGACAGCCCGTTCGTGCAATTTCTGCTCGCCATGGCCATCGCCCCCGTGCTCGACAGTTTCGACCGCGCCATCCTCGACCTGCTGCAGCGGGACAACACCCTGCCGCAGCGCGAAATCGCCGAGGCCGTGCACCTGTCCACCCCGGCCGTGCAACGCCGGATCAAGCGCCTGCAGGACAGCGGCGTGATCGCGGCCAACGTGGCGGTGGTCGCCGCAGCCAAGGTCGGGCGACCACTGACCATCATCGTCGAGGTGCGCGTGGTCAGCGAGCAGCGCGAGCGCGTGGCGCCGTTCAAGCGTCGCGTGCAGGACGACCCTGCCGTGCAGCAGTGCTACTCGATCACCGGCGACGGCGACTTCCTGCTGCTGCTTTCAGCGGCGTCGATGGAAGAATACGAGGCGATCACCGAGCGCCTGTTCGGCGGTGATGACAACATCGAGCGGTTCCGGACCTCGGTGGCACTGGGGACGCTGAAGCGGAGTTTCGAAGTGCCGCTGCTACCGCCCCTGTAGAGTCGAGCTTGCTCGACTGCCCTTTGACGACTCCCCTTTGACCGCAAAGCAACAGCCGTCGAGCGTGGCTCGACGCTACAGTCCGAAGCCATGAGCACAACCACCTCCCCTGCACATCGCCTGCGCCACTGGCTGCTGCGCGGCCTGTTCCTGGCCATTGCCATCGTTGCAGCCCTGGCGCTGTGGAACAGCCCGTGGGCGGCCGCGCCAAGAATGCTGTGGTCACTGGCACGGATGCCCGCCGCCACCGAGCTGCCGGTGCCGGTGCAGGGCGTGCGCCCAAGGCAGATCGCCGATACGTTCGGCGCGCCACGGGGTCGTGATCGTTCCCACGCCGGCATCGACATCTTCGCCAGGCGCGGTACGCCGGTGCGCAGCGCCACGCCCGGCGTCGTCGCCGATGTCAGCGAACGCGGGCTTGGCGGCCGCCAGGTCTGGGTGATCGGGCCGGGACGGGAACGCTACTACTACGCGCATCTGGAAAGCTGGGCCGACGGTCTGGCACGCGGCCAGGTGGTCCGGCCCGGCGACCTGCTCGGCCATGTCGGCGACAGCGGCAACGCCAAGGGCACGCCGCCGCACCTGCACTGGGGCATCTACGGCGCCGAAGGCGCGCGCGACCCGCTGCCGCTGCTGCGCTGACCCTTTGGTCGACCAGGCTCGACGCCACGCCCGGCCAGACGCATCATCAAGCGCAGTGACAGGGAAAGCACACCGATGACCCGCCTTCGCACCACCGCGCCGTTGGTGGCCCTTGTGCTGCTGGCCACCGGCTGCAGTACCCTGCAGGCACGCCACGACCCGTTGTGTGCGCATCTTCTTGCCTTCGCCAACAGCGCCTCGCTCGGCACCCAGCCGGCGATTGAACTGGTCAGCGACTGGAGCAGCTTCAGCAAGCACTGCACGCATGGCGGCACCCCTGCGGGCAGGCAGTTCTGCGATTGGCTGCTGCCCAATACGTCCACCGAATTCGCCACGATCAACATCCAGCGCACCCTGGCCTGCCTGGCCCCCGGGACGAACTACGCCGGCTCGGAACGGCTGTTCCCGGAATACGTGACCGGGAAGGTGCAGTCCCTGGATGTGCGCGGACTCGACGCGGACGTAGTGATCACCGTCGAATACGCCGTCGGCATCGAGGGGGAACGGCCGCGCATGAAGGTCCAGGCCGAACGCCTGCCACCGCAGGACTAGATCGGCCGCGATAGCATGCGCACCGCCCTCGCCCATTTGTAAACGAAAACAATTCCCATTACGCTATTTGCGTTTTGCGGACGGCCAGGACGGTTCGTCCGTGCTCGCATTGCCCAGCCACCGCCCTGAACGCAGGGTTCCGCCAGCGGCGTGAGATCCCCACCAGCCGCGGCGCCAGACCATCCGGGAAGCCGGTCGGACGCACGCACGTGCCCGTCCAGGAACCCCAATGATCCGTTCGACCTCCCCCGTTCTGCCCCATCGCCTGTCCGCGGCGGTGCTGTCCGCCCTCAGCCTGGCCATCGCTCCGGCCGCCTTCGCCGACGCTGCCGCCGACCCGACCACCCTCGACAAGGTCGTGGTCAAGGGCGAGCGCGCCGAAGGCTATTCGGTGCGCCGCACCTCCGCCGGTACCCGTTTCGACCTGGCACCGCGCGAGATCCCGCAGTCGATCAGCATCATCAGCCACCAGCGCATCGAAGACCAGAAGCTGGACGACATCATCGACGTGCTGGCCAACACCACCGGCGTGACCAGCACCCAGTCCGACAGCGAGCGCACCGAGTTCTACGCGCGCGGGTTCTACATCGATGCCTACCAGTTCGATGGCCTGCCGACGCAGATGGTGCAGAACTGGAGCTACGGTGATTCCGGCCTCGATCTGGCCCTGTACGACCGCGTGGAAGTGGTGCGCGGTGCCACCGGCCTGCTCAGTGGTGCCGGCAATCCGTCGGCATCGGTGAACCTGATCCGCAAGCATGCCGACAGCGCCGAACTGACCGGCAGCGTCTCGGTGAACGTGGGCAGCTGGGGCCGCACCCGCACCACCGTGGACGTGGGCAGCGCGCTCAATGCCAGCGGTACCGTGCGTGGCCGCGTCATCGGCAGCTACCTGGATACCGACGGCCAGATGGACCGCTACAACCAGCGCAAGACGCTGGGCTACGCGGTCATCGATGCCGACCTGACCCCGGACACCCAGCTGAGCGTGGGCTACGACTACCAGCAGAAGCGTGCCAATGGCGCCACCTGGGGCGGCTTCCCGATGCTGTACTCGGACGGAAGCCGTACGCCGTATGACGAGTCCTTCAATGCCAGCCCGGACTGGACCTACTGGGACACCACCAGCAAGCGTGCCTTCGCCACGCTGCAGCATGCCTTCAGCAACGGCTGGAAGTTCAAGATCGGCGCCACCCACGACGAGACCAAGGCCGACGACAAGCTGTTCTATCCGGCCTACAACAACTGGGTCACCGGGGCCTCCAACTTCAACAAGACCACCGGTGCTGGCATCTCGCCGTCGGCCGGCTTCTACAACACCGAGCGCAAGGTCAACGCCGTCGATGGCTACGTGGATGGTCCGTTCCGCCTGTTCGGCCGCGAACACCAGTTCATGGCCGGCCTGAGCTACAACAAGCGTGAGTACGCCAACTACGGCGACTACCAGGTGGGCGGCGCCTACCTGCCGTGGGATCCGTTTGCCAGCTACTTCAACTGGACCGGCAACATCAGCCAGCCCAACTGGAACCCGCTGGCGCTGGCCAGCCGCGGCACCATCACCCAGAAGGCCGGCTACCTCGCCACCCGCCTGACGCTGGCCGATCCGCTGAAGCTGATTCTCGGTGCGCGCTACACCGACTGGAAGAGCGAAGGCGAGAACGATGACCGCGAACACAAGGTGACCACGCCCTACGCCGGCCTGGTGTACGACATCAACGACACCTGGTCTGCCTACACCAGCTATACCGAAATCTTCCAGCCACAGACCGCGCGCGACCGCAACGATCGCTACCTCGATCCGGTGGATGGCAAGAGCTACGAAGTGGGCGTCAAGGCCGCCTGGTTCGACAATCGCCTGAATGCCTCGCTGGCGGTCTTCCGCATCGAGCAGGACAACGTCGCCCAGGCCACCAATGAACCGATCATCGGCCGGCCCGGCGAACTCGCTTCGATTGCCGCGCGGGGCACCGTCAGCCGCGGCTTCGAGTTCGAAGTGAACGGCGAGCTGGCACCGGGCTGGAATGCCACCTTCGGCGCATCGCGCTACGTGGCCAAGGACATCAACGGCAGCGACATCAACACCAACCTGCCGCAGACCGCGTTGAAGCTGTTCACCAGCTACACCCCGCAGTCGCTGCAGGAACTGACCGTCGGCGGCGGCGCCAACTGGCAGAACCGCATCTACTACACGGTGCCGGCCTATGGCCGCATCGAGCAGAGCGGCTATGCGCTGGTCAGCGCCTTCGTGCGCTACCGCATCTCGCCGGAGTTCAGCGTGCAGGCCAACCTCAACAACCTGCTGGACAAGAAATACCTGTCGCAGATCAATGGTTACGGCGCCTTCGGTGATGGCCGCAACGGCTCGCTGACCTTTACCTGGTCGTTCTGATGCAAACGGCGCCGGGGCAACCCGGCGCCGTGCATTCCGTAGCGTCGAGCGCCGCACCGGGAGGGTCCCGGCGCGGCATCCCGAGGTCAGAACCGCAGGTCCGCGCGCAGGTACCAGTAGCGCCCACGCGGGATGTCGTAGGTCGAGGCGTCGTAGCCATTCAACGAACACGACAGGCAGATCGGCGGAT from the Stenotrophomonas maltophilia genome contains:
- a CDS encoding Lrp/AsnC family transcriptional regulator yields the protein MAIAPVLDSFDRAILDLLQRDNTLPQREIAEAVHLSTPAVQRRIKRLQDSGVIAANVAVVAAAKVGRPLTIIVEVRVVSEQRERVAPFKRRVQDDPAVQQCYSITGDGDFLLLLSAASMEEYEAITERLFGGDDNIERFRTSVALGTLKRSFEVPLLPPL
- the fhuE gene encoding ferric-rhodotorulic acid/ferric-coprogen receptor FhuE translates to MIRSTSPVLPHRLSAAVLSALSLAIAPAAFADAAADPTTLDKVVVKGERAEGYSVRRTSAGTRFDLAPREIPQSISIISHQRIEDQKLDDIIDVLANTTGVTSTQSDSERTEFYARGFYIDAYQFDGLPTQMVQNWSYGDSGLDLALYDRVEVVRGATGLLSGAGNPSASVNLIRKHADSAELTGSVSVNVGSWGRTRTTVDVGSALNASGTVRGRVIGSYLDTDGQMDRYNQRKTLGYAVIDADLTPDTQLSVGYDYQQKRANGATWGGFPMLYSDGSRTPYDESFNASPDWTYWDTTSKRAFATLQHAFSNGWKFKIGATHDETKADDKLFYPAYNNWVTGASNFNKTTGAGISPSAGFYNTERKVNAVDGYVDGPFRLFGREHQFMAGLSYNKREYANYGDYQVGGAYLPWDPFASYFNWTGNISQPNWNPLALASRGTITQKAGYLATRLTLADPLKLILGARYTDWKSEGENDDREHKVTTPYAGLVYDINDTWSAYTSYTEIFQPQTARDRNDRYLDPVDGKSYEVGVKAAWFDNRLNASLAVFRIEQDNVAQATNEPIIGRPGELASIAARGTVSRGFEFEVNGELAPGWNATFGASRYVAKDINGSDINTNLPQTALKLFTSYTPQSLQELTVGGGANWQNRIYYTVPAYGRIEQSGYALVSAFVRYRISPEFSVQANLNNLLDKKYLSQINGYGAFGDGRNGSLTFTWSF
- a CDS encoding endonuclease/exonuclease/phosphatase family protein → MLTANIQAGSSTRRYSDYVTRSWSHALPAGRKRSSLDAIATLAREHDIVGLQEADPGSLRSGFTNQTHYLAQRAGFNYWSHQPNRRMGGVASSANGLLSKLEPVEVQDHALPGRIGGRGVLLAKFGDGTDGLAVAVAHLSLGAGSRMSQLGFIAELLSDHPNAVLMGDFNCLAERPEMQVLYQKTRLQPPGCIVPTFPSWRPDRAIDHILVSSGLQTRTVEAVPAAFSDHLALAMAIDVPADALR
- a CDS encoding M23 family metallopeptidase, with amino-acid sequence MSTTTSPAHRLRHWLLRGLFLAIAIVAALALWNSPWAAAPRMLWSLARMPAATELPVPVQGVRPRQIADTFGAPRGRDRSHAGIDIFARRGTPVRSATPGVVADVSERGLGGRQVWVIGPGRERYYYAHLESWADGLARGQVVRPGDLLGHVGDSGNAKGTPPHLHWGIYGAEGARDPLPLLR
- a CDS encoding EamA family transporter; its protein translation is MQTSRFAPMLPALAVLGSVTSLAIGTSYAKHLFPLIGAQGTSALRVGFSALLLLLFWRPWRWKTTRVDAITILRYGFTLGLMNLLFYMALRTIPFGIAVAIEFTGPLTVAMLSSRRPIDFVWVGCAVVGLLLLLPLGGGPALDPAGVLYAMGAAACWGLYIVFGKRAGHLHAGHSVSLGLLAASLVVVPVGVVHAGAALLDPKILAAGLLVALVSSAIPMSLEMMALKRLPKETFGILISMEPAVAALWAMLLLHEHLHGLQWLAIGCTVLASVGSTMTARRLKVPVTA
- a CDS encoding thiol:disulfide interchange protein DsbA/DsbL, with protein sequence MKTRFAALALAALLPILAACKADDGSANTTAAPAEPAPAPASTEPATPAAGAEGAAPAAAEGDKAAAEAAPAAAPAPTTAALTGPAPVEGADYQVIPNGQPFQPAAGKIEVTEIFGYVCPACAAFQPLVGPWKAGLPSDVNFVYVPAMFGGTWDDYARAFYAAQTLGVQEKTHEALYAAIHSQKTLKGERGRDSVDDIAKFYGAYGVDPKQFAATMGSFAVNAKTNSAKQFAQRSQISGTPSIIVNGKYLVKGKSFPDMLRIADHLIARERGAAQAH